One window from the genome of Candidatus Aegiribacteria sp. encodes:
- a CDS encoding 4Fe-4S binding protein — MGDNPYRSLAEYLDKLPGGFQPSETGAEIRLLKRLFTPEEAALAIHLSLDRECVEVISGKAGLTPEEVGPMLSRMAHRGLIFSALAEDGSPIYQAVPFVVGIWEFQVNHLTMGLIDDVNAYWSTMKRRRPVRTIPQMRTIPIGESIEPQLEAYPHEHVVKLLDSQDRFAVAPCICRLEAKMDGKGCDALVEACLMFGDWADYYVREGKGRAINRSEVLDILAKADADNLVLQPSNSRNVVAICCCCSCCCGVLQSLIRHPKPSEAVFSPFTAEFDCDLCVGCGICIERCRMNAFTSDGDKVEFDPFRCIGCGLCVTTCPAGALTLARKPDTGRIRIPDTMDETWQEIVEAREKALEKS, encoded by the coding sequence ATGGGCGACAATCCATACAGGAGTCTTGCAGAGTACCTGGATAAACTTCCCGGAGGATTCCAACCCTCCGAGACCGGAGCTGAAATCCGCCTGCTCAAGAGGCTTTTCACACCGGAGGAAGCAGCGCTGGCTATCCACCTCTCCCTGGACAGAGAATGTGTTGAGGTTATCTCAGGGAAGGCAGGGCTGACTCCGGAGGAGGTGGGCCCGATGCTCTCCAGAATGGCTCACAGGGGTCTTATTTTCTCAGCTCTCGCTGAAGATGGATCCCCAATCTACCAGGCTGTACCCTTCGTAGTGGGTATATGGGAGTTTCAGGTCAACCATCTGACCATGGGACTTATCGACGATGTGAATGCTTATTGGAGTACAATGAAACGGAGAAGGCCAGTCAGGACAATTCCCCAGATGCGGACAATACCTATTGGTGAAAGTATCGAACCGCAACTGGAGGCTTACCCCCATGAGCATGTAGTGAAGCTTCTGGACAGCCAGGACCGCTTTGCCGTTGCTCCCTGTATCTGTCGTCTCGAGGCGAAAATGGACGGAAAAGGATGTGACGCCCTGGTTGAAGCCTGCCTTATGTTCGGGGACTGGGCCGACTACTATGTCAGGGAAGGCAAAGGCCGTGCAATCAACCGTTCAGAGGTACTGGATATCCTGGCGAAGGCCGATGCCGATAACCTGGTGCTGCAGCCCTCCAACTCAAGAAATGTAGTAGCGATATGCTGCTGCTGCAGCTGTTGTTGCGGGGTACTTCAAAGCCTTATAAGGCACCCGAAACCATCCGAAGCAGTGTTCAGCCCGTTCACCGCGGAGTTCGATTGTGATCTGTGCGTTGGCTGCGGAATCTGTATCGAACGATGCCGGATGAATGCATTCACGAGTGACGGAGACAAAGTGGAGTTCGACCCGTTCAGGTGCATCGGATGCGGTCTCTGTGTGACCACGTGCCCTGCGGGTGCTTTGACCCTGGCGCGCAAGCCTGATACTGGAAGGATCAGAATCCCGGATACTATGGACGAAACCTGGCAGGAAATAGTGGAGGCTCGTGAAAAAGCACTGGAGAAATCCTAA